A stretch of DNA from Rhodococcus sp. NBC_00297:
CGTCCACCGAGGTGGGCGACGAGACCACCGACATCCTGCTCGAGGCGGCCATCTGGAGCCCGCTCGCCGTGTTCCGCACCGCGCGCCGTCACCGGCTGCCCAGTGAGGCGAGCCGTCGCTACGAACGAGTGGTGGACTCCGCTCTCCCGGTGCGCGCGCTCGACCGTGCCGCCGCACTGCTGGCCTCGATCGCGGGCGGCCGGGTGGAGCCGCTGCTCACCGACATCGGTGCACCGACGGTGTCCGACACCGTGACCATGGATCTCGACCTGCCGGACCGGGTGGCGGGTGTGACCTATCCGAGCGGAACCGCGGTGCGCCGCCTCACCCAGGTCGGGTGCGAGGTCGTCGTGGACGTGTCCGAGGCCGGGCGCGGGGTGGCCGTCGTGACGCCGCCGACGTGGCGTCCCGACCTCCGTCAGGCCGCCGACCTGGTCGAGGAGGTGCTGCGACTCGAGGGACTGGAGTCCATCCCGTCCGTCCTGCCGCACGCTCCCGCGGGCCGCGGACTCACCGCCGCCCAGCGTCGTCGCCGGGCGGTGGGTCGGGCACTGGCCTACACGGGGCACGTCGAGGTCCTCGCGCCCGTGTTCCTGCCGGCCGGGGTCTTCGACGTCTGGGGACTCGACGCGGACGATCCGCGCCGGGTGACCACGCGGGTGCTCAATCCGTTGGAGGCGGACCGACCCGAACTGGCGACCACTCTCGTCCCCGGTCTCCTGGAGATCGCCCAGCGCAACGTCTCGCGCGGACAGCGGGATCTGGCGCTGTTCGCCGTCGCGCAGGTCGTCGAACCGGGCGAGGGCACGCGGCCGATCGATGCGCTCGCCGTCGACCGTCGTCCCACCGAGGACGAGATCGACGCTCTGAAGCAGTCGTTGCCGGTGCAGCCGCTGCACGCCGCCGTCGTCCTGACCGGTGCGGTGACGGCACCCGGGCCGTGGGGCGCCGGCCGTCCTGCCGACGCCACCGATGCCTTCAGCGCAGCGAGGACGATCGCGAGCGCGTCCGGTGTCGAGGTGGAACTCCGGTCCGCCCACTACCTTCCGTGGCATCCGGGCCGGTGTGCCGAAGTCGTTGTCGACGGTGTCGTGGTCGGGCACGCGGGTGAGCTGCATCCAGGTGTCCTCGAGCGCGCCGGTCTGCCGCCGCGGACCTGCGCGGTGGAGATCGACCTCGATCGCGTTCCCACCCGCGAGCCGCTGCCGTCGCCGTCCATCTCGCCGTTCCCCGCCGTGCTGCAGGACGTCGCGGTCGTCGTCGACGAGTCCGTCCCGGCCGCCGCCGTGCAGTCGGCTCTGGTGTCGGGGGCGGGCCCACTCCTCGAGGACATTCGTGTCTTCGACGTGTTCTCCGGCGATCAGGTCGGTGCCGGCCGGAAGTCGCTGGCCTTCGCCCTGCGGTTCCGAGCGGCCGACCGTACGTTGACCGAGGACGAGGCGAGTGCCGCTCGCGATGCCGCCGTCGCGGCAGCGGCGACGGCGGTGGGAGCCGAACTCCGACACTGACGGTGCGCCGCTTTTGAATGAGCTTGCACCGTCATGCATAATCATCGTATGGACAGTGCATCGACA
This window harbors:
- the pheT gene encoding phenylalanine--tRNA ligase subunit beta is translated as MRVPQSWLTEVVRKAAPEWSVTADELDAGFVSVGFEIEDVIPLPEIAGPLVVGRVQSIEELTEFKKPIRFCLVEVGEAEPRGIVCGARNFAEGDLIVAALPGSVLPGGFAIAARSTYGRTSDGMICSVSELGIGSDHSGILVLPAGTAVPGDDALAVLGMDDTVFDVNVTPDRGYALSVRGLGRELACGFDLDFVDPADAPQPVVSAAASEGEAWPVDVRSESDATRFAARRVVGIDPAAVTPWTIQRRLLLSGVRPISPAVDVTNYVMLELGQPLHAFDASALSGGLVVRRAEAGETLRTLDDTVRTLDPEDVVIADESGVVSLAGVMGGASTEVGDETTDILLEAAIWSPLAVFRTARRHRLPSEASRRYERVVDSALPVRALDRAAALLASIAGGRVEPLLTDIGAPTVSDTVTMDLDLPDRVAGVTYPSGTAVRRLTQVGCEVVVDVSEAGRGVAVVTPPTWRPDLRQAADLVEEVLRLEGLESIPSVLPHAPAGRGLTAAQRRRRAVGRALAYTGHVEVLAPVFLPAGVFDVWGLDADDPRRVTTRVLNPLEADRPELATTLVPGLLEIAQRNVSRGQRDLALFAVAQVVEPGEGTRPIDALAVDRRPTEDEIDALKQSLPVQPLHAAVVLTGAVTAPGPWGAGRPADATDAFSAARTIASASGVEVELRSAHYLPWHPGRCAEVVVDGVVVGHAGELHPGVLERAGLPPRTCAVEIDLDRVPTREPLPSPSISPFPAVLQDVAVVVDESVPAAAVQSALVSGAGPLLEDIRVFDVFSGDQVGAGRKSLAFALRFRAADRTLTEDEASAARDAAVAAAATAVGAELRH